From a single Nicotiana tabacum cultivar K326 chromosome 8, ASM71507v2, whole genome shotgun sequence genomic region:
- the LOC142163332 gene encoding uncharacterized protein LOC142163332 yields the protein MSKITIMLQLNGSSGTLKLIDMPTSPTIVEYESITIQKIHQLLLNYCLVCVGEDCTWHFKSTSINDSAMFKIRKLNSLHTCSLMDNTYIQCKSTSMVVGSMVIPKYVDPKTVYTTKNIQIDMLPVHGVNLTYMQAWISKEKALEFLRDHPVDSYSRLPSYLYILEKTYPGSVVKLKKTDDDCFLYAFVVISTSINGWKYCRPVIVVDGTFLKSAYMGIMLTASIMDAAGSILSLPYVVVDSENEASWKWFLSNLNMHMMVSSTCYGKQNLDYDIKHWRVIECGNKRCKKAADSRTIRAYEDSLEHWTNENLLKANGTFTYLGFKSNKELEDNRTLSQKLKVRASTDYIHTVLDDVRRYIVCLENKRCSCGQFQLDELACTHILVVLRHMDESYEKYCSPYYTRESLLHIYEIPVDSLPDESK from the exons GTTCATCTGGAACACTGAAGTTGattgatatgccaacatctccgACGATAGTGGAATATGAAAGTATAACCATACAGAAAATACACCAACTGTTATTGAA CTACTGCCTGGTATGTGTTGGGGAAGATTGTACATGGCACTTCAAGTCCACCAGCATAAATGATTCAGCAATGTTCAAGATTAGGAAACTCAACAGCTTGCACACATGCTCTTTGATGGACAATACCTACATACAATGCAAATCTACTTCTATGGTAGTGGGTAGCATGGTTATACCAAAATATGTTGATCCTAAGACAGTTTACACAACAAAAAACATACAAATTGATATGTTGCCTGTACACGGCGTGAACTTAACATACATGCAAGCTTGGATATCAAAGGAAAAGGCTTTGGAATTTTTGAGAGATCATCCTGTTGACTCCTACAGTCGATTGCCTAGTTATTTGTATATTCTGGAGAAGACTTATCCGGGGTCGGTAGTTAAATTGAAGAAGACCGACGATGACTGTTTCTTATATGCATTTGTTGTGATTAGCACGTCAATCAATGGTTGGAAATATTGTAGGCCAGTTATAGTAGTTGATGGGACCTTCTTGAAGTCAGCATACATGGGAATAATGCTAACAGCTAGCATAATGGATGCAGCAG GTAGCATATTATCACTGCCATATGTTGTTGTTGATTCAGAAAATGAGGCATCATGGAAGTGGTTTTTGAGCAATTTAAACATGCATATG ATGGTCTCGAGTACATGCTACGGTAAACAGAACTTGGACTATGACATCAAACATTGGAGAGTCATTGAATGTGGTAACAAAAGATGCAAGAAAGCTGCCGATAGTAGAACTATTAGAGCATATGAGGACTCTCTTGAACATTGGACTAATGAAAACTTATTGAAAGCAAATGGTACATTCACATACCTTGGGTTTAAATCCAACAAAGAGTTGGAGGACAACAGAACATTATCGCAGAAGCTTAAA GTGAGAGCTTCAACAGATTACATCCATACAGTGCTAGATGATGTGAGGCGCTATATTGTTTGTCTTGAAAACAAGAGATGTAGTTGTGGACAATTCCAGCTTGATGAACTTGCTTGTACACATATTTTGGTTGTTTTAAGGCATATGGATGAGTCTTATGAAAAATATTGTTCTCCTTATTACACGAGGGAGAGCCTCTTGCATATTTATGAAATACCAGTAGACTCGCTGCCTGATGAAAGCAAATGA